The DNA sequence CTGCTGACAGCTCGATCACTGTAGAAACGCGACCCAGATAACAGTATGTGGAATCTATATGGTCACCTGACCTTTCAACAAGCGTTTGATTAGCTTAGGTGGTTAATTCAGCAGCTCAGTGAACTGAAACACAGAGATGGCCGCCTGCGTAGCAGGTTGCTGGCAGAGACATGCTCCTGCACACCCACCTTGCCTGAAGTCCACCTGCGCCTGCTTCAGGCTTTGTGGGACCAGGATTCCAAACCACTTTAGTGGGTCCTGATGCCTCTGCAGTCCTTTGCTCTCCAGTCTCGTATCATCTTTGGACACACACTCTTTTACTAGGACCAGTTCCTCCTGAGGGTTCTTAGTCTTTGCCGTTGTTCTTCTCCTCAGACCTTTCACATAACATATAACCAAGAATTTTTCTTCATAAACCTAGACCACATAATCTTACTGAGCAAATATGCGCTGGACCTCAAAGCAAATGATTAGCAGCCATGAGCCTGTGACTTCCCCCAATCTACCTCCTTCCATCGGTCCACAGTCCTCAACATCATCCTTAGTCTTCGGATCGTCAGAGCCCTGGGTCTCCTCCCTTTCGGCTTGAAACTCAGTCACGCCGCCTGGCAGCTCCCTTTCGAACAAAGAGGTATCTAATGATGCCACAGTTTTACTAGGTACTTTATTCATACATGGTCACTCTATTTTAATTCAAGAAACGACCTTTGAATCACAACTTTGATTTTGATGACACTTGGAATATGAATTACACACCAGAACTGTTTTTGTTCTCTTTTATTTCCCTTTAAGAAACTAtgtgtaaaataaaaacataattcAGAGTGTTTTCTTATGACCTGACTTTTCTACTGTGGAAGCTATATGGTTTAACTATAGCTTGATTTtaagtaagtttcttttttcaAGGTTAAAGTTCAACGAAGGGCTTGGACTAATGAAAATGCACGTCATGCTTTCTGTCAAGCTATGTGATTCGTCTTCAAAAATTGCACAGGAATTATCCattgaaatgtaaaaaatttCGACCAAAGATATTGGGTATTTTCACCCTCAATTTTCTAACAGAAGTCTAGTAATCTAGGCACCAAAATACAGCTTGGAAAACGAAGCTAAAAATGAAACGTGAAGTGTCTACTGACCAAGTCGGGGATACCACAACAGCCAAATCACAAACCTTAAACATAATgactttttacatttttgtctCTTTATATgatattaaaatgaaacattcttATTTATTAAATCTAATCAGAGCCaatgttcattttttttacCTGTCAGTACCCAATTTCACTACATAGCTCTGACCTAGTACCGGCCTTAGCTGATGTAGACCAACAGTGCCCGCGTTTGAGGCAAAATGGAATTGGGTAGCATgtcggcgccccctcagaaCTCGGCGCCCTAGGCGGCCGCCTATGTCGCCCCCAGGACTGACCTGGATCTGGAATAAACGATAAGCATGGCAGTACCTGACACACACGCGCACCTGGGGCTGTATCTCGCTGCCATACTGCAGGGCGGAGACCTGCTTGTTTCCCATGGCGTACCTCGCCTTAGAGATGGAGAACCAGCCCTGTGGTGCGAAAGGACAAGACCAATGTATTTGGCGTGGCCGCcaaggcaagaaaaaaaaatcaaatatcaAACTGATCTTTCGAATGTTAGAAGTCCTATTTGTGAAATGCAATATGTAGCTATCTAACACGGAACGTCACTACCTAAACCGTAACTCGCCTGCTCTATGAGTGAGTTGAACCTCTGCCTTTTCTCTTCAAGCGACTCCAGCTGGTCCATGAAGCGCAGAAGACACCCGTCCAAACGCAGCGAGACATCTTCCTTCATCGTGGAAACCTGTGGCGAACTCCGGAATATCACGCTCCGTTAATCCGTTTAACCAAAGATCAGTTGCATGCAAGACCGTCCACCGCTCGGTTCACTTCTTATATACAAAGCAGTGAATTTCGCATTTTACGCGACACAATAGTCCTCTGTATAGCTGGAAACTTCTAATTGATTTTGCTCCCACTACGATACTTCCTCATCATCTGACGCGCAGAAGCAACACGCTTCCTCGGCGTAACTTCCTGTAACTTCACTGAGGCACATGAGCTCCCCCTGTCGTAACGGAGTATACGAAGTGGTGGTCACTTCCCCAAAAGGTGATCCAAGGGACAACTTCACGCAAAGGTAACCAGGCAAAAAACAGTCATGTATATGAACAGCGAGGATCTTTGCACATAGTGATCTCTAGGTCAGCCTAGGGATGTTAAAAGGTCACTTCGGCTAACCAAATAACCTAATCAAGTACAAACAATACCAATGGGTGTGGGTGGACCAGAATAAGTGTAAACAGTAACACATGAAAGCAACGTATATGACGAATATTACATTTATCTTTGAACAACAAACAGCTACTTAAAATACCACAATTCAATTGGCGTATTACATATAAACAAAGTAAAACATAcattcccataccgggagtcgaacccgggccgcctgggtgaaaaccaggaatcctaaccgctagaccatatgggattGTGCTATTTCTTTTTGTCTCCCGATCTATTAAATGGATTATAAATTatagaatcaaatttaaatttaaaagtaaaaattaTATTTCGAGGCAATGTACTATCAATATGAGTACAATACAAAAAATGTTGAAATTACTAATTTGCATATAGATAAAATTTAAGATGTAGCCATTAGATAACATTCATATCATgattcatcaagcaaaaaaaaagtaaaataaaatgataTTACAATAGGAACCCACATCATTATTATACAAAACCTGAGTTGGACTTCCTATATATAGCCTTTTAGAAAGTAACTTTGTACGTCCTCTAGTAGCTcgccgtgatcgtatagtggttagtactctgcgttgtggccgcagcaaccccggttcgaatccgggtcacggcaggGATAAATACCCTGATGCGGCAGAGAGGACAATTTTTTTAAGAAGCTGTATTTCagattattttattaaaaaaaatctgtagaaTTATGAAATGTCCACAAACTAAAGGACTTAGAATTAACTTTATATGATAAACTACCTGCCTATAGatgaagcttcagtttacttcgTAGTGTATTGTACAATGCACCTAACAGCTCTGCTTCTACTCAGAAACTCATCAAACTGGACGAACAATCATAACAGAAATTAAAGCGTTCTTTTATTTCTCACGCAAAACCTGAGGCCGCTACGTCCGTAAACTATAAACTCGAAGACTATCTATGACGACATGTATGTTCCGAGACGTTCGACCAATTGGATACCTCGAATAGCTCGCGTGTAGGGACGACCATAGAACTTTGAGTCCTGATAGGCGGTAGTATCCAAATTATCCCGCCCATCTGAAGCTTCATTGGTTACTGATAGGTGTCCTGGACATAGCTGTTATTGGATGCTCGATGTTGCGATGCATTCTCGCTGGTTTAAGTCCATTGtgtatataaagtacaggtgtGTTATTGGTGTTTGACTGAATTTCAAATATTTGGTTTCTTCCGGAGTGAAATTATTACGAAGACGTTGCATATTTTAGATTAAGCAAAAATATAACAATTGTCTTTTAACTTTTAGTGCCTTCTCTTGATTCTGCAATGACAGTAAGTATAGAGAGCAATGTCACAGAAAATATGTTTCTGTCGCTTTTCTAGGCAAACGAGCGTAAGCGTACCTACCAgaatatttgttatataaatatatatttttataaataggACAATCATGTATAATTGAACAGCAAGTAGCAAGTAATATAGTTATCCCTCTATATAGAAAGAGGGGGAAATTGTGGAAATTATGATAATTTAATGTGATTATAAATATACTTATTATATAGTAAATTATAACAATTTTATGTGATTTTTCACTTGCAGAAAGTATACACCGAGGCAGGGGGGACTGATAAGAGGCACCCTTATTGGCCACGCAGTCTGTCCATCCCAAACTACACTGAAAATGATCGGTCCATGGTTGAGATCCTTACCTTCCTCTTCTCAGTATCGGGATTGCTACTTTTTGTCACCTGGATGGTGACAGGGCGGGACGTGGCTGGTCTTCAGGCAGGCAGGAGGCTTTCAGTTGCTCGAAGGCTAGCTCTGTGCTGGTTTGCCGTATGTGGCTTCATCCACGGCATCATTGAGGGGTGGTTCTGCTTATATTACTCCATCATACCTTCTGATCAGAGTTTCCTCTCTCAGCTGTGTAAGTGAAACTAATGCTAGTCAGTCCTGACTAGGTGTGATAGTAGTAATTGATATGTGGAGAAGGAAGGCGATACAGGTACTACTGAAAGTGTAATCAAAGCTGTTTATTTTACAGGGAAAGAATATTCAAAAGGGGACAGCAGATACGTCATGTAGGTATATTAAGCTTTTTAATCATTGTGTGGTGAATCGCAACGGTTTTGGATGGTGGTTCCACCTCATGGACTCCCACATTATGTTTTTTTGTCACTCTTCTCcatctgactttttttttttgatgtgaTTGTGGCTGTCTTTACAGAGCGGACAACTTCACTGTATGCATGGAAACTGTGACAGCAGTCTTCTGGGGACCCTTCAGTGTCTGGATTGTCCTGGCATTTCTCTACAACCACTCCTATCGCTTTGTCCTTCAGCTGATCGTCTCCTTAGGTGAGAGAGCCCCATCGGAAGTGAAGACAAATCCACTGCATTTAATTAGTGGGTGCTTGATAATTTAGCTATATAGcgtgtttttgttgaaaatgcaagtttttatatttcattatgCATTTACACACTGCCCACACTGTCACTGACCACTAAGCGGGCCCCAATGGTATAAGTTGCTATTAAAATAAGCAGCATGTGTTCGATTAGTCTTAGACAGGGGTGGCGAATCTTATTCAGAGAGGGCCGTTGcgtgtgcaggttttcactacaactccctaattaggtcactaattagaggactgattggctgaagagtcctcacacctgcgtttgaacagctgaccgaCAGGTTATCCtaaaaacctgcaaacacaccgggccgttgtggataagattggacacctCTGTGCgtctcttctctttctgtcctcACACTTACGTGTATCTGTCCCGTCAGGCCAACTGTACGGAGCAGTGTTGTACTTCTACACGGAGCACAGAGAAGGCTACGCTCACAGTCAGCTGGGACACCCCATCTACTTCTGGTTTTACTTTGTATTCATGAACTTGCTGTGGATTGTCCTTCCTTTGCTTCTGATTGCGGATGCCTGGACAAACCTTTCATCTGCTCAGACCCTTTCCGACAATAAGGTGAGGGGCAAGGAGAAGACGAAGAGACAGTAGAGGAAGAAGCAGGGAAGGGAATTTTGGTGGTTTGTAGTAGAAATGGGGTGAAATGGGAATTCCAGAATCCATAATCAATGATTTTTTTATGCAATGGTACTGTATGAATGGTGAAAGAACTTAAAATTTATTCCAGTTCACTTTGCAATTTTATAGTCAGTTTTATACCATTGATTTTTGTAGGAATTGTTCTCATTATTGCATAGAGACCTAGCCGACGGTATTTTTAATGTTATTGTGCATCCGTTAATAAATCGTCCATTTGTACAATTTGCGTCACAAGGATCTCTTTTGTTTTACTGGAGGGTAAATTTCCCACTGAAGATGGGTTTATCTTGACATATTATAATTTCCATGTAACCCGAAGAAGAACCTTGTTTTAAGGGAGCAAAAGCAATGCTTCAAAAATGACCTCCAGACACAGTCGCTACGCAGGATCGTTTATAAACAAGATTATTACTCCGCTACCCAGTACCGGATAAGCTAATGGGATAATTCTCAAACCAGGACTCCCAGATTGTGTATGGTTTTGTTACATCACAGCTCCCGGGGGAATTTTGCCTTAAATTTTTATTTGCGTTTGCTGTGCTAGCATGAGCCAAATAATCTTTTGTCGCAGTGTACAAACTTTCTTGCGAGCCgaaatagctcagttgggagagcgttagactgaagatctaaaggtccctggttcgatCCCGGGTTTCGGCAGTTGTTTTATTTCCGTTGTGTTTCATACCGCACATGTGTAAGAGTGGCTGATATTCCTCGGGTCTTAAGACATCGGCGTATTCGACGACCGTAGATCAGTTTTAGAAAATGAAGCTCTGGATTAGCATCGTTGTGGTAGCTAACCAAAGCATATGGGTCTGGATCGGATTCATTCAAAGCCTCAGCATCATAACCGTATTCCTTTAGTTTATTATATGATAAACTAAACTAAgtttattatataataattattatgagTTACATTCACATAGCAAGTTTccgtagtgtagtggttatcacgttcgcctcacacgcgaaaggtccccGGTTCGAAACCGGGCGGAAACATCATTTTTGTGGTATGTTTCTATTTGGTCGTAGTAATAATATGTTCCATTGCATTTAGTTATCGGTCTGCCTGATCATACCTACATCTACTAGGTCTAAGCATATAATTTATTGATCATTTAATTTGTTACGCCTACGTTAAACTGCgcaaattctcctaatggatcTACTAAAATAATTACATTACTTGTTTTCCCTCTATAAACAAGGACCCCCTTTTACAGAACAAACCTCTCATATCAGTTTCCTTAAATGGAAAATGTGTTTAAACTTAAATTTTTAAAATTACTACAGACAAAATATAGCCTACCTGCACTGGGACAGCACTAACAGCAGCTCATGTTAAGGTTCAACAGGCAAAAACCCCTGTTGAACTTGCCTATTTTACTTTACAAGTGTTCTGCTGATTTAAATACAATAcgagaatatccatccatccattttccaaaccgcttatcctactgggtcgcggggggtccggagcctatcccggaagcaatgggcatgaggcagggaacaacccaggatggggggccagcccattgcagggcacactcacacaccattcactctcacatgcattcatacgggcaatttagcaattccaattagccttagcatgtttttggactgtggggggaaaccggagtacccggaggaaaccccacgacgacatggggagaacatgcaaactacgaGAATATCAGCACCTTAATTAAATTTTGATTAAGTCAGCACTAAAGAAAATACAATTATCCTACCCTCCACCccaatcaataaataaaaaaacataaagggactatttacattttattggaTTAGCATAAGTTTTATCATTGACGAAACATACAACTAACAAGTTTACATATAGTCATTTTAAAGATGGATATCAACAAACTGAATTACAGCTGAGAAATACGACACAACAGTCCTGATCGGGTAAGAAGAATGGCAGCTTTAAAATGGAGACGTCAGCCTCcactgaggtaagcattcaaGCCATTGTCATCTCCATCCATCTCATATTTACCTCAAGATAATAAATGCGAGATTTACCATATTCTCACcatcagtccccccccccccagtcctgtaCTGGCAGGCTATGTTGCATCTGCAGCCACAGCTGCTCATAGCAGCATGAACAAACAGtagaaaacacacacaatctgAATAGACCTGAGGCATCTTCATAAGGGTTTTTAACCATCAGAATTACACTTGGGGATGTTCTGGACTGTCCTGGCTTTTAAGATTCTCTCATGACCATATCCAAACCCTGACACAAATCCAATCTTCTGGCCTAGGTAACCCAGCAGAGAACCTAGCTGAACATCTTACTAAGCTTCTGACCAAGCTTGATGTCCAGGTCCTTCTCGCGCGCCTTCACTTCTCTCAGGGCCTTCTGGGCTGATGGTGAACTTGGCTGCAGCTCCAACACCTTCTTAAAAGCTCCTTGGGCCAAACCCAGCTCCCCCACCTGCGAGCATGCTTGACCAAGCCGATACCAGGCCTTCGCATTGCTGGGATCCAGTTCAACTGCTTTCGAGCTGCTGTGTCGTGCCCTTGCTGGCTTGCCTAGTCTGAGCTGGCAGAGGGAGAGGTTGGAGTGCAGTTCTGACCGTACCGCCTTGTATTCATCTCCTATCGCCAGATTTACTTCTGATTTGTGCATTTTCTCTGACGTGGTTTTCTCATTGCTCATAAAGGAGTCTGACTTCCTATCTAACTCATCCCCCACAGAAGATGCTCTCATTTCTTTGTTGTCATGCTCTCCCGAAGCATCTTGGCCTCCTGTGCTAGCCTCACTTTCCTCTGCCTTCAGTCCTCCTCCCTCCGCTTTGGCCTGTGTCTCCTGCCTCTCCCCCTTCTCCTCATCTTTCAGGGTGAGAAGCAGCTTAAGTGCCCGGCTGTAGCAATCTGCAGCTCCCCACACGTCGGCCTTCCGGAACCTCTCCCCGCCCTCTTTTTTGTGGACCTTCACCCAGTCCCACTTTTCCTCGGGTGCCATCTCCCACGATTCCCGGCCAGAGGTGAAAGAATGCAACTCCAACACATAG is a window from the Brienomyrus brachyistius isolate T26 chromosome 8, BBRACH_0.4, whole genome shotgun sequence genome containing:
- the ccdc115 gene encoding coiled-coil domain-containing protein 115 — protein: MKEDVSLRLDGCLLRFMDQLESLEEKRQRFNSLIEQGWFSISKARYAMGNKQVSALQYGSEIQPQVRVCVRELPGGVTEFQAEREETQGSDDPKTKDDVEDCGPMEGGLRRRTTAKTKNPQEELVLVKECVSKDDTRLESKGLQRHQDPLKWFGILVPQSLKQAQVDFRQVIELSAEIAALQGAVISTREELHNLLEEKRRKSH
- the fkbpl gene encoding FK506-binding protein-like; protein product: MKTEGTDGTVSWVSVCPSGLLKVESRRTRKTGSADQSPVMGSVCRVRVWQKTEDGSGSQDTTGAEEHGILDELHSEVQKFSFPRSQYSVLQIPENTWVLVRMGDGQCDVVESCLEGMKAGEQCEVLVTALKDGTKPGSALTMQTDCSVLDPVGQEHQPLCYVLELHSFTSGRESWEMAPEEKWDWVKVHKKEGGERFRKADVWGAADCYSRALKLLLTLKDEEKGERQETQAKAEGGGLKAEESEASTGGQDASGEHDNKEMRASSVGDELDRKSDSFMSNEKTTSEKMHKSEVNLAIGDEYKAVRSELHSNLSLCQLRLGKPARARHSSSKAVELDPSNAKAWYRLGQACSQVGELGLAQGAFKKVLELQPSSPSAQKALREVKAREKDLDIKLGQKLSKMFS
- the LOC125747676 gene encoding 3-beta-hydroxysteroid-Delta(8),Delta(7)-isomerase translates to MTKVYTEAGGTDKRHPYWPRSLSIPNYTENDRSMVEILTFLFSVSGLLLFVTWMVTGRDVAGLQAGRRLSVARRLALCWFAVCGFIHGIIEGWFCLYYSIIPSDQSFLSQLWKEYSKGDSRYVIADNFTVCMETVTAVFWGPFSVWIVLAFLYNHSYRFVLQLIVSLGQLYGAVLYFYTEHREGYAHSQLGHPIYFWFYFVFMNLLWIVLPLLLIADAWTNLSSAQTLSDNKVRGKEKTKRQ